In the Desulfobacteraceae bacterium genome, one interval contains:
- the smpB gene encoding SsrA-binding protein SmpB has translation MAGENVKIVTENRKARHNYHLDEQFEAGMVLTGTEVKSLRMGRANLKDAYARVVNGEVFLYQMHISPYPFAHYDNHDPLRPRKLLLHAHEIKRLYGKVNEKGYALVPLRIYFKRGKVKVVIALARGKRSYDKREAIRKRDETRELDRARKERG, from the coding sequence TTGGCTGGCGAAAACGTCAAAATTGTCACCGAAAACCGCAAGGCGCGCCACAACTACCACCTGGACGAGCAGTTCGAGGCGGGCATGGTTCTGACGGGTACGGAGGTCAAGTCGCTGCGCATGGGGCGCGCCAACCTCAAGGACGCCTATGCCAGGGTGGTCAACGGTGAGGTGTTTCTCTACCAGATGCACATCAGCCCCTACCCCTTTGCGCACTACGACAATCATGACCCCCTGCGGCCCCGCAAGCTGCTCCTGCACGCCCATGAAATCAAACGCCTCTACGGCAAGGTCAACGAAAAGGGCTATGCCCTGGTGCCCCTGCGGATCTACTTCAAGCGCGGCAAGGTCAAGGTGGTCATCGCCCTTGCCCGGGGAAAGCGCAGCTACGACAAGCGCGAGGCCATTCGCAAACGCGATGAAACCCGCGAACTGGACCGCGCCCGCAAGGAAAGGGGCTGA
- the ptsP gene encoding phosphoenolpyruvate--protein phosphotransferase has protein sequence MSHEQGGEIRLKGISASPGICIGKAYLVDREGVDVVKRYLVPKGRLNDEIKRFKAAVKKATDEVRAIIDRTPEDLREHALILETHLVLLKDKMLYNRTIDIIEKKRFNAEWALRTVVGNVKAMFAKMADPYLKARVADIEHVSDLILRNLVGANSIKIAEIDKRVILVAHDLSPSETSQIQLERIMGFVTDRGGKASHTGIIAQALEIPAVLGLDAATRIVKNDDIIIVDGSEGVLIVNPEEQTLLRYEERRIGYERFRAAITRDSHLPAETVDGFRLKVMGNIELPEEVVSVIDNGGEGIGLYRTEFQYLSRSDFPTEFELYDKYRDVVEVMAPLPVTIRTLDINGDKVVSYTSGAAPETNPALGLRAIRYCLKKPQVFKTQLRAILRASAHGNVRVMFPMIASLAEVKEAKRLLAQCAAALEKEGVPFNREIETGIMIEVPSAVVIADILAREVDFFSIGTNDLIQYTLAIDRGNREVAHLYSPLHPAILRMLHHLSKVATKTGVKLFMCGEMAGDPMNMPILLGLGLEELSVNPRSMPVVKSMIRSLSREEACGFFRKILEVTSSAEISRLIHDSYGGIVSQKFQVPVDGIDW, from the coding sequence ATGTCCCACGAACAGGGCGGCGAAATCCGCCTGAAAGGCATCAGCGCTTCACCGGGCATCTGCATCGGCAAGGCCTACCTGGTCGACCGCGAGGGCGTCGACGTGGTCAAACGCTACCTGGTACCCAAGGGGCGGCTCAATGACGAGATCAAGCGCTTCAAGGCCGCGGTCAAGAAAGCCACCGACGAGGTGCGCGCCATCATCGACCGCACCCCCGAGGATCTGCGCGAGCATGCCCTGATCCTGGAAACCCACCTGGTCCTGCTCAAGGACAAGATGCTCTACAACCGCACCATCGATATCATCGAAAAAAAGCGCTTCAACGCCGAATGGGCCCTGCGCACCGTGGTGGGCAACGTCAAGGCCATGTTCGCCAAAATGGCCGATCCCTATCTCAAGGCCCGGGTGGCCGACATCGAGCACGTATCCGACCTGATTTTACGCAACCTGGTGGGCGCCAACAGCATCAAGATCGCCGAAATCGACAAACGCGTGATCCTCGTGGCCCACGATCTATCGCCCTCTGAGACCAGCCAGATCCAGCTCGAGCGTATCATGGGCTTTGTCACCGATCGCGGCGGCAAGGCCTCCCACACCGGAATCATTGCCCAGGCCCTGGAAATCCCCGCCGTGTTGGGGCTGGACGCCGCCACCCGGATCGTCAAAAACGACGACATCATCATCGTGGACGGCTCGGAAGGGGTGCTGATCGTCAATCCCGAAGAACAGACCCTGCTGCGCTACGAGGAGCGCCGCATCGGCTACGAGCGCTTCCGGGCCGCCATCACCCGCGACAGCCACCTGCCCGCCGAAACTGTGGACGGCTTCCGGTTGAAGGTGATGGGCAATATCGAACTGCCCGAAGAGGTGGTCTCGGTGATCGACAACGGCGGCGAAGGCATCGGGTTGTACCGCACCGAATTCCAATACCTGAGCCGCTCCGATTTTCCCACCGAGTTCGAGCTCTACGACAAGTATCGCGACGTCGTCGAGGTGATGGCGCCCCTGCCGGTCACCATCCGCACCCTGGACATCAACGGCGACAAGGTCGTCTCCTACACGTCGGGGGCGGCCCCCGAGACCAACCCGGCCCTGGGCCTGCGGGCCATTCGCTACTGTTTGAAGAAACCACAGGTTTTCAAGACCCAGCTGCGGGCCATCCTGCGGGCCTCGGCCCACGGCAATGTGCGGGTGATGTTTCCGATGATCGCCAGCCTCGCCGAGGTTAAGGAAGCCAAACGGCTCTTGGCGCAATGCGCCGCCGCGCTGGAAAAGGAAGGGGTGCCCTTCAACCGCGAGATCGAAACCGGCATCATGATCGAGGTGCCCTCGGCGGTGGTGATAGCCGATATCCTGGCGCGCGAGGTGGATTTTTTCAGCATCGGCACCAATGACCTGATCCAGTACACCCTGGCGATCGACCGCGGCAACCGGGAAGTGGCGCATCTCTACAGCCCGCTGCACCCGGCGATTCTGCGCATGCTGCACCACCTCTCCAAAGTCGCCACCAAAACCGGCGTGAAACTCTTCATGTGCGGTGAGATGGCCGGCGACCCCATGAACATGCCGATTCTGTTGGGCCTGGGGCTGGAAGAGCTCAGTGTCAACCCCCGCTCCATGCCGGTGGTCAAAAGCATGATCCGGTCCCTCAGCCGGGAGGAGGCCTGCGGCTTTTTCCGCAAAATCCTCGAGGTGACCTCCTCGGCGGAGATCAGCCGGCTGATCCATGACTCCTACGGCGGGATCGTGTCCCAAAAATTCCAGGTACCCGTCGACGGCATTGACTGGTAG
- a CDS encoding HPr family phosphocarrier protein codes for MEHPDGPLSRELLIVNELGLHARSAAKIAALAKNAAAGVWLIKGGQAADAASIIDLLSLACAKNTVITLKVDSPSDRAILDRIAALIENGFGE; via the coding sequence ATGGAACACCCTGACGGGCCATTGTCGCGCGAACTGTTGATTGTCAACGAACTCGGGCTGCATGCGCGCTCGGCGGCCAAAATAGCGGCGCTCGCCAAAAATGCCGCAGCGGGGGTGTGGCTGATCAAGGGCGGGCAAGCGGCCGATGCCGCCAGCATCATCGATCTCCTGTCGCTGGCATGCGCCAAGAATACGGTGATCACCCTCAAAGTCGACAGTCCGTCGGACCGCGCGATTCTTGACCGGATCGCAGCACTGATTGAAAACGGGTTTGGAGAATAG